The genomic interval TGTTAATTAAAGTAGCTATAAATATAGGTTGGCTTTGTAAATATTCTCTATAGGAAATAATAAAAATGCCCTACTTAAATTATGATACTAATATTTAATTTGCGATAACGATGAAAATTATTCAATTTGTCTTTTTTAAATAGAATTCTTTACATTTATTGCCTCTTAAAAACTGAATTATCAAAAAAATAAAAAAAGAATATCTAGTTTTATTGTTTGCATGGCTGTTTTGGGCAACTGCAGAAATAGTTTCGTGGAGATACAATAATAAAAAAACAGATTTCCAAAATATTTTTACTGTTACTTTTTTACAATCTATTTTGGCTTTTATTTTTAATATTGCTGTAATACATATTTTTTTAAGAATTCAAAAAATTAATAAAAATAATAGCTATAAGTACTTTTTATATGGGTTCATTATTATTAGTTTTTCTGCTCTAATTGTATTTTTTAATTCTACTATTTACTTCCGTTTATTTAGAAATAGTAGTGAATTTATTGATTTACCAAACATTATTATTAATACACTTGAGAAAATTATTTATCTCGCAGGTTTTACTATCGTTTATTTTATGATTAGAAACCTAAAGCAGCTACAAGCTCAAAAAGAAGAAACATTAGCAGCTAAAAAACTGGCTTTAGAATCAGAATTACAACTACTCCAACAACAAATTAATCCACATTTTTTATTTAACACGCTTAATTCTTTACGTAATTTAATTACTAATGACACTGAAAAAGCAAGAAATATGGTAGATTATATTTCAGAATTTTTAAGAAGTTCAATCAACATAAATGATATTCCAAAGAAAGAGATTCAAGAAGAACTAAAGTTATTAGATAATTATTTAAACATTCAAAAAATACGTTGGGAAAAAGATTTAGTCATTCAAAAAGATATATCTAAAAATACGCTTACTATCTTAGTTCCGAGTTTAATTTTACAGCCTTTAGTAGAAAATGCTATTAAACATGGTATGAAATCTGGACAGGTTTTAACTATTGCTATTTCTATCCAAAAAGAGAATGATTATTTATCAATATTAGTTAGCAATAATGGTGAATTAAAAGGCACTAAAAAAGGAAATGGAACTTCTAATATCATAAAACGACTTCAATTATTATATAAAAATGATGCTAGTTTTAAGTTGTATGAAAAAAATGGATTCGTATATTCTGATGTTAACATTAAAATTTAATTTTGAAAACTAGAGTTTGTATTATTGATGATGAACAATTAGCTATAAATGAGCTTACACTCTTATTATCTGATTATAGCGATATAGAAGTTTGTGCTACAGCGAAATCTGCTACTGAAGCTATTTCAATAATAAATAAGAATAAACCAGATATTGTTTTTTTAGATATTCAATTAAAAGAAACCAATGCTTTTACGATCATTGATAAAATAAAAGTAAAAACACATATTATATTTGTTACTGCTTATGATGAATATGCGGTAAGGGCTTTTAAAATAAATGCTTTAGATTACTTACTTAAACCTGTACTTAAAGAAAGACTTTCAGAATCAATTAACCGATTTTATACTAAGGTTTCGCCAAAAAAAGTTGAAGAATTAAAATATAAATACTCAGATAGAATTATTATCAATCAAAAGAATGAATTCAAATTAATTTCAATAAATGAAATTATTGCCATAACTGCTGATGGAGATTATACGTGTTTATTGTTAAAAAATGATTCAAAAAAATTAGTCCTAAAACCTTTGTCTGATTGGGAGAAACTACTTCCCTATCAAAATTTTGAGCGCATCCATAGAAGTACAATCATTAACCTAGACGCTATTGATAAAATTGAAAAAAGCTTTAATAATACGTGCAAGGTGTTTTTAAAAAACAACCCACTACCCTTTCAGATGAGTCAACGATTTACTTCAAAATTTTTAAATAAGTATAAAGCTTAATTTTTTTTACCGACTTACTTGTTCACTTACCTATAAAATTCTTCACTAAAAGGTAAACTAGTTTCTAATAAGCAATTTCAACTCTAAATTGCATAGAAATAACTAAACAAACAAAATTATACTTATGAAAACAATTACATTAAAACTATCTGTGGTATTGTTTACTTTACTCTGCAATAGCATAGCATTTGGACAATGTGCAACTACTGCTAATATATACTCATTTGTATATGATGGAAAAACGTACGAAGTTATTAAAGAAAATAAAAACTGGCTTGATGCAGCTGCTTGTGCAGTAGAAAGAGGTGGAATTTTAGTAGAAATTAATAACGTAGCAGAACAGAATGCAATTTACACACAGCTAAATTCAAATGCTAACATTACGAATAGCAATACAAAAGCTCCAGATGGTGGTGGTGGCTCTTATGTTTGGATTGGTGGTAATGATTTGGATACTGAAGGTAAATGGGTGTGGAATGGAAATAATGATGATGAATCCACACAATTTTGGGAAGGTACATCTAATGGAAGTGCTGTAAATGGATTATATAGTAATTGGGGAAATGAGCCGGATGATTGGAATGGACAAGATGCATTAGCGTTATCCTTAAATGGGTGGCCACTTGGAGTTGCGAGTGAATGGAATGATGTAGATCATACAAATACACTGTATTATGTTGTAGAACATCCAACTATACTTTCTGTAGGTGATAATTTTGATTTTAATAAAAGAATTAAACTATATCCAAATCCTGTACAAGGTTATTTAACGATAAAAACAAGTGGGATTGACTTACACAGTATTGTAGTCTATAATGCAATAGGTAAAAGAATATTTGAAAATAAAAAAGAAAATTTAGTTTCAAAAAAAATTGATTTATCTAATTTAAATAATGGTATCTATTTTATTAAAATCAGTACAAAAAATGGTAAATCTATTATTAAAAGAGTCGTTAAATAATATTACTTTATCTGTAAAAGTAATTTGATTAAGACAGTATTAAGTTTAAACTTTTGAAGGTATCTTTGTTTTTTAATTATTAAACGTATCTACCTATCAATTTAGAAATTATTTTCGAAGACAAATACTGTATTTGTGTACGTAAGCCCAATAATATGTTGGTTCATCATGCATATCATTCTAGAAATGTTATAGAAGAACAATCGTTATTGCAATTAATGGATGAAGAAATTGGTGGTAAGTTTTACCCTATTCATCGTTTGGATAGAAAGACTTCTGGAATACTATTATTAGCAAAAGAAACAAAATTTGTTTCTAAATTTCAAGAACTGTTTACTAATAATGAAATTCAGAAAACCTATTATGGTGTTGTTCGTGGATTTTCTCCTGAAACAAAAACAATAGATTCGCCTGTAAAAGGACGCGATGCTAATGTGCATAAAGAAGCACTAACCCATTTAAGAACTTTAGAGAATATTACCTTAGATATTCCTGTAAAACCTTATGATTCTTCACGTTATAGTTTAGTTGAAATGTCACCAAAAACAGGAAGAATGCATCAATTAAGAGTGCATACAAACAAAATTAGTCATCCTTTACTTGGTGATACAAAATATGGAGATAAAAACCATGATACCATGTTTGATGAAAACTTTGGATGGAAAAACATGTTTTTACACGCAGGTTCGTTAGCGTTTAATCATCCGTTTACCAAAGAAGAGTTGTTTTTAAAAGCATCATTCCCAAAAGATTGGATTTCTTTATTTGATGAGTTTACGTGGAAAAACCCATTGAAATAAGTTATTGCTCAATTGAATGACTGCTAAATGATGCTAACTCACCATTTTCAAACATTGGTGTCAATTCTATCGGATTACAGCACACCTCACAATCTTCAATATAAGTTTGTTTTGAAACACTAGTATCTAAAATCATAGAAACATTTTCCCAACAATGCGGACATTGAAAAAAATGTTCCATTTTTAATCCTCTTTAACTTTTAAAACTAGTTTTCCTTTTTTATCACCATTGAACAATCGTTCGTAAGTTTCTTTAAAATTTTCTATACCAGTATATATATCTTCTTTAGATTTTAATTTTCCTTCTTTCATCCAAATAGCCATTTGATGTGCAGCTTTTCCATAATCTTTTGCATAATCCATAACGACCATACCCTGCATAGAAGCTCTATTTACTAATAAAGATAGATAATTGCTAGGGCCATCAATTTTGGTTGTATTATTATATTGAGAAATTGCACCACAAATAACAACTCTTGCTCGCATTCTAAGTTTAGAAAGTGCCGCGTCTAATATTTTTCCACCAACATTATCAAAATAAACATCAATTCCTTTAAGGCATTTTTGTTTTAAAGCAGAATATATATTTTCCGATTTATAGTCTATCGCTTCATCAAATCCTAATTCATTTAATAGGTATTCACATTTATCTTTACCACCAGCAATTCCTATTACTTTACAGCCTTTTATTTTTGCTATCTGGCCAACAACACTCCCAACTGCTCCAGCAGCTCCAGAAACTAAAACAATATCGCCTTCTTTTATTTTTCCGACTTCTAAAATTCCAAAATAAGCTGTCATTCCTGGCATTCCAAGAGTTCCAATATACATAGGCATTGGCGCTAAAGAATCATCTACTTTATACCAATTATCACCATTTGTTATTGCATATTGTTGTACTCCACCCCAACCTGTAACACAATCACCAACTTTAAAATTAGGATTGTTATTTACTTTAATTACTTTTCCTATTGATCCCGATCTCATAACATCATCAATAGCAACAGGATGTATATATGATTTTGTATCATTCATCCAACCACGCATTGCTGGGTCTAAAGAAACATAATGATGCTCAATTAATAATTCTCCATTATTTAATTCTGGAATATCAGAAACTTCTAAACTCCAAGTATTCTCATTTGGTACTCCAACAGGGCGTTCTTTAAAGATGATTTGTTTATTCATTCTATCTATTTTTATTAATAATTTATTAATGCTAAAAGTGATGATTCAAAACTATTTTTAGCTTGATATTGTTTTTCTAATTGAGGAACAAACGGAATCGGGGTTTCTAAACTAGCCACTCGTTTTACAGGTGCGTCTAATTGTTCAAAACAATTTTCTGTAATTAAAGCAGAAACATCGCTGGCAATTCCGCCAAACATAGAGTCTTCCTGTAAAATTATAGCTTTTCCTGTCTTTCTTACTGATTGATAAATAGCTTCAGTATCCAGAGGTTGTAAACTTCTTAAATCAATTAAATCAGCAGAAATTTGACTGTTTTTTTCTAATGTTTCTAAGGCCCAGTGTACACCAGCTCCATAAGAAATAATGGTTACATCATCTCCTTCTTTTAAGACTGCTGCTTTACCAATTTCTAAGGTAAAATAACCCTCCGATACTTCTTGATATACAGAGCGATATAACCCTTTATGTTCAAAGAACAATACAGGATTTGGATCATTAATCGCAGCATTTAATAAGCCTTTTGCATCTTGTGGAAATGCTGGGTAAATTACCTTTAAACCCGGTGTTTTTGTAAACCAAGCTTCATTTGTTTGACTATGGAATGGCCCTGCTCCTACGCCTCCACCACATGGCATTCTTACCACTACATCAGCGGGTTGAGACCATCTATAATTAGATTTCGCCAATAAATTTACAATCGGATTAAAACCAGACGACACAAAATCTGCAAACTGCATTTCCATCACTGCTTTCATTCCGTTAATAGCCAATCCGTAAGCTGCTGCTACAATCGCCGATTCGCAAATAGGCGTATTTCTAACCCGTTCTTTTCCGTATTTTTCTACAAATCCGTCAGTAATTTTAAAAACACCGCCATACTCGGCAATATCTTGTCCCATGATGACTAGATTATGATGTTTCCGCATAGATTGCTCTAAACTCTTAGAAATAGCGTCAATTAAGCGAATATTCTTAGTTTCTGAGGACGGATTTACATTAACAGA from Lutibacter sp. Hel_I_33_5 carries:
- a CDS encoding T9SS type A sorting domain-containing protein; translation: MKTITLKLSVVLFTLLCNSIAFGQCATTANIYSFVYDGKTYEVIKENKNWLDAAACAVERGGILVEINNVAEQNAIYTQLNSNANITNSNTKAPDGGGGSYVWIGGNDLDTEGKWVWNGNNDDESTQFWEGTSNGSAVNGLYSNWGNEPDDWNGQDALALSLNGWPLGVASEWNDVDHTNTLYYVVEHPTILSVGDNFDFNKRIKLYPNPVQGYLTIKTSGIDLHSIVVYNAIGKRIFENKKENLVSKKIDLSNLNNGIYFIKISTKNGKSIIKRVVK
- a CDS encoding sensor histidine kinase encodes the protein MFAWLFWATAEIVSWRYNNKKTDFQNIFTVTFLQSILAFIFNIAVIHIFLRIQKINKNNSYKYFLYGFIIISFSALIVFFNSTIYFRLFRNSSEFIDLPNIIINTLEKIIYLAGFTIVYFMIRNLKQLQAQKEETLAAKKLALESELQLLQQQINPHFLFNTLNSLRNLITNDTEKARNMVDYISEFLRSSININDIPKKEIQEELKLLDNYLNIQKIRWEKDLVIQKDISKNTLTILVPSLILQPLVENAIKHGMKSGQVLTIAISIQKENDYLSILVSNNGELKGTKKGNGTSNIIKRLQLLYKNDASFKLYEKNGFVYSDVNIKI
- a CDS encoding NADP-dependent oxidoreductase, producing the protein MNKQIIFKERPVGVPNENTWSLEVSDIPELNNGELLIEHHYVSLDPAMRGWMNDTKSYIHPVAIDDVMRSGSIGKVIKVNNNPNFKVGDCVTGWGGVQQYAITNGDNWYKVDDSLAPMPMYIGTLGMPGMTAYFGILEVGKIKEGDIVLVSGAAGAVGSVVGQIAKIKGCKVIGIAGGKDKCEYLLNELGFDEAIDYKSENIYSALKQKCLKGIDVYFDNVGGKILDAALSKLRMRARVVICGAISQYNNTTKIDGPSNYLSLLVNRASMQGMVVMDYAKDYGKAAHQMAIWMKEGKLKSKEDIYTGIENFKETYERLFNGDKKGKLVLKVKED
- a CDS encoding CPXCG motif-containing cysteine-rich protein, producing the protein MEHFFQCPHCWENVSMILDTSVSKQTYIEDCEVCCNPIELTPMFENGELASFSSHSIEQ
- a CDS encoding thiamine pyrophosphate-dependent enzyme; the protein is MSKSISYSKNTLENSTLLKLYKSMLKPRLIEEKMLILLRQGKISKWFSGIGQEAISVGVTSALTKDEYMLPMHRNLGVFTTREIPLHRLFSQWQGKMNGFTKGRDRSFHFGTQEYNIVGMISHLGPQLGVADGIALANKLKKNNQVCAVFTGEGGTSEGDFHEALNVASVWSLPVLFCIENNGYGLSTPASEQYNCEHLADRGKGYGMENHIIDGNNIIEVYTEVSKIAESVRENPRPILLEFKTFRMRGHEEASGTKYVPKDLMDTWAAKDPISNYRVYLVKKKILTDALDEEYHSEIKNEIDVHLKMAYDEEEIIPNLTTELNDVYTSYESVNVNPSSETKNIRLIDAISKSLEQSMRKHHNLVIMGQDIAEYGGVFKITDGFVEKYGKERVRNTPICESAIVAAAYGLAINGMKAVMEMQFADFVSSGFNPIVNLLAKSNYRWSQPADVVVRMPCGGGVGAGPFHSQTNEAWFTKTPGLKVIYPAFPQDAKGLLNAAINDPNPVLFFEHKGLYRSVYQEVSEGYFTLEIGKAAVLKEGDDVTIISYGAGVHWALETLEKNSQISADLIDLRSLQPLDTEAIYQSVRKTGKAIILQEDSMFGGIASDVSALITENCFEQLDAPVKRVASLETPIPFVPQLEKQYQAKNSFESSLLALINY
- a CDS encoding pseudouridine synthase — protein: MCVRKPNNMLVHHAYHSRNVIEEQSLLQLMDEEIGGKFYPIHRLDRKTSGILLLAKETKFVSKFQELFTNNEIQKTYYGVVRGFSPETKTIDSPVKGRDANVHKEALTHLRTLENITLDIPVKPYDSSRYSLVEMSPKTGRMHQLRVHTNKISHPLLGDTKYGDKNHDTMFDENFGWKNMFLHAGSLAFNHPFTKEELFLKASFPKDWISLFDEFTWKNPLK
- a CDS encoding LytTR family DNA-binding domain-containing protein — translated: MKTRVCIIDDEQLAINELTLLLSDYSDIEVCATAKSATEAISIINKNKPDIVFLDIQLKETNAFTIIDKIKVKTHIIFVTAYDEYAVRAFKINALDYLLKPVLKERLSESINRFYTKVSPKKVEELKYKYSDRIIINQKNEFKLISINEIIAITADGDYTCLLLKNDSKKLVLKPLSDWEKLLPYQNFERIHRSTIINLDAIDKIEKSFNNTCKVFLKNNPLPFQMSQRFTSKFLNKYKA